From the Bacillota bacterium genome, one window contains:
- a CDS encoding radical SAM protein, with translation MDNLKLIDCGDGRYGAFSLLSGIMLKLNERSYHILRLLVKGGDEFEIAERLRGSYREIKGVINSVSNIIHKEQIASPTKESVLGKLQLIVTNYCNFKCRYCYADGGMYHQQVRGQMTPEVVREVFEQFYAVYHRIKAIQIFGGEPLLNWRIIDFICNYLEQKCSKKDVPKIGMNTNLSILPARMIEIIGQHDIHLCVSLDGPQEINDMLRIHRSGKGTFKTVAKNICRLKEATGQPDALEVTYTMEHVKAGLTRRDVARFLRDKFGVTTILISNVGDMGNPEGSQIRSQLLVEQGEDYFGERLQESLGLLHEGILDFEPLKILIYLALNWGSEYYCTAGINTISVMPNGDMYPCQLFCGKEKFYMGNCLRDGIFDNAHFGQVQGYLLDMKKDHNALCRNCFVKPYCHACIAYQYDKTNVLIPIDEAYCDRTRRTVEVAIDTLFSMRTNEKIWKDFISSIYKIANWVYV, from the coding sequence TTGGACAATCTAAAACTCATTGATTGCGGCGATGGGCGGTATGGGGCATTTAGCCTTCTTTCAGGCATTATGCTTAAGCTCAATGAGCGTTCTTATCATATACTGAGATTATTGGTGAAGGGGGGAGACGAGTTTGAGATAGCCGAAAGATTGCGCGGCTCATATAGGGAGATTAAGGGGGTTATTAACTCAGTATCCAATATAATCCACAAAGAACAAATAGCGAGTCCCACCAAGGAGTCGGTACTGGGCAAGCTGCAGCTAATAGTAACTAATTACTGTAATTTTAAGTGCAGATACTGCTACGCAGATGGTGGCATGTACCACCAACAGGTCCGGGGCCAAATGACTCCCGAGGTTGTACGCGAGGTATTCGAGCAGTTCTATGCAGTCTACCATCGGATAAAGGCGATTCAGATTTTCGGGGGTGAACCACTCTTAAATTGGAGAATAATAGATTTCATATGCAATTATCTAGAGCAGAAGTGCAGTAAAAAAGATGTTCCTAAAATAGGAATGAATACAAACCTTAGCATTTTGCCTGCGAGGATGATTGAGATCATAGGGCAACATGATATACATCTCTGCGTAAGCTTAGACGGGCCGCAGGAAATAAATGATATGTTGCGGATTCATAGAAGCGGCAAGGGGACATTCAAGACGGTCGCCAAAAACATCTGCCGACTCAAGGAGGCTACCGGTCAGCCGGATGCGCTCGAGGTTACATATACAATGGAGCATGTGAAAGCAGGCTTGACCCGCAGGGATGTAGCTCGGTTTCTGCGTGACAAATTCGGGGTCACCACCATATTGATCTCAAATGTCGGTGACATGGGAAACCCAGAAGGATCCCAAATAAGATCACAGCTTCTCGTTGAGCAGGGGGAGGATTACTTCGGTGAGAGGCTACAGGAATCGCTAGGGTTGTTACATGAGGGGATATTGGATTTCGAGCCCCTCAAGATTCTGATATATTTGGCATTGAATTGGGGTTCAGAATACTATTGTACCGCTGGCATTAACACAATATCTGTGATGCCAAATGGAGATATGTACCCATGCCAGTTATTTTGTGGTAAAGAGAAATTCTACATGGGGAATTGCCTAAGAGATGGCATTTTTGATAATGCACATTTCGGGCAAGTCCAGGGATATTTGCTAGATATGAAGAAGGATCATAACGCCCTATGCAGAAATTGCTTTGTGAAACCGTATTGCCATGCATGTATTGCTTATCAATACGATAAAACGAATGTCTTGATTCCCATAGATGAGGCGTACTGCGATAGGACAAGAAGGACCGTAGAGGTCGCTATTGACACTTTGTTTAGCATGAGGACAAATGAAAAGATCTGGAAAGACTTTATCTCGAGCATTTACAAAATTGCAAACTGGGTATATGTATGA
- a CDS encoding ABC transporter ATP-binding protein — MKDSDTWLGLRRVFGFLRPQWPWMAINLFSVALGAALTVFIAHFMRHTIDMSLSANRDAFLSNVLILLILIALNFPAEYLARYSTGRFTAYGLRDIRWRAGRHIAGISTSYLDSGHSGDIVSRLTNDIGVLQDFLQRDFSQCILQPLLFLGSFTYLVLTNWRLALFSVVTMPLFTFWANMLAGPIAKHTNQFQENLGKLNSLLQDAIGGIQIAKSFNLGDLLIRNYKAANEKTIGEGVNIARAQAKVFSLGIFLSVLPFILCMAYGGYLVIANELTMGSLIAFLNLLNYLVQPLSMMPQLMGSLKGSMAAGLRIFELFEQPMERTDGIPLEPDSTIPPIALRNVSFSYDGKAEVLIDLSFELPAGSTIALVGPSGSGKTTVIKLICGFYEPHRGEILLYGHNLKEWNLQCARSYISLVSQDPYLFPTTIAENIAYGRPGASLEEIIKAAQAANAHEFIVQLPEGYNTLVGERGAKLSGGQRQRIAIARAILKDAPILLLDEATSSLDSESERLVQEALKSLMKGKTTLVIAHRLSTIENADIIYVIDEGKVVEQGKHRELLDENGLYKHLYDLQFRDGRDETLPSDECQDGIAGGVLPT; from the coding sequence ATGAAGGATTCCGATACTTGGTTAGGGCTCAGACGGGTATTTGGCTTCTTAAGGCCGCAATGGCCCTGGATGGCGATCAATCTATTTAGTGTTGCCCTTGGTGCGGCCTTAACTGTATTCATCGCCCACTTCATGAGACATACCATAGATATGTCTCTCAGTGCCAACCGGGATGCCTTCCTATCTAACGTGCTAATCCTATTGATCTTGATTGCGCTCAACTTTCCAGCCGAATATCTTGCCCGGTATTCTACCGGGCGATTCACCGCATATGGCCTCCGCGATATACGATGGCGTGCCGGACGCCATATAGCAGGGATATCGACTTCATACTTAGATTCTGGCCACTCTGGCGATATCGTTTCCCGCCTTACCAATGATATAGGTGTTTTGCAGGATTTCTTGCAAAGGGATTTCTCCCAATGCATCCTTCAACCACTGCTGTTCTTGGGTTCCTTCACTTACCTTGTGCTCACAAACTGGAGATTAGCGCTATTCAGCGTCGTCACAATGCCATTATTCACGTTTTGGGCGAATATGCTGGCCGGGCCGATAGCAAAGCATACCAATCAATTTCAGGAAAATCTAGGAAAATTGAATTCGCTGCTTCAGGATGCTATTGGCGGTATACAAATAGCCAAATCATTTAACCTCGGAGACCTTTTGATCAGGAATTATAAGGCAGCAAACGAGAAAACGATCGGTGAGGGGGTCAACATAGCAAGAGCTCAGGCTAAGGTATTCTCCCTGGGCATATTTCTATCTGTCTTACCTTTCATCCTGTGTATGGCCTATGGCGGATACCTTGTTATAGCGAATGAATTAACAATGGGGAGTCTGATTGCCTTCCTGAATTTGCTTAATTATCTGGTACAGCCATTATCTATGATGCCCCAATTGATGGGCAGTCTGAAGGGATCCATGGCAGCTGGTCTTCGAATATTCGAATTATTTGAACAACCAATGGAGCGTACCGACGGCATTCCACTCGAACCTGACAGCACAATTCCCCCCATCGCCCTAAGGAATGTGTCTTTCTCCTATGATGGCAAGGCAGAAGTATTGATAGATCTCTCTTTTGAGTTGCCTGCGGGATCTACCATAGCGCTCGTTGGACCAAGCGGTAGCGGAAAGACAACTGTGATCAAACTCATATGTGGGTTTTACGAACCTCATAGGGGGGAGATCCTGCTATATGGACATAACCTGAAGGAATGGAACCTTCAATGTGCAAGATCCTATATATCCTTGGTATCTCAGGACCCCTACTTGTTCCCGACTACCATCGCTGAGAATATAGCCTATGGAAGGCCGGGGGCGAGTCTGGAGGAAATAATCAAGGCAGCTCAGGCCGCAAATGCTCATGAGTTTATAGTTCAATTACCCGAAGGGTATAACACATTGGTGGGCGAAAGGGGAGCCAAACTCTCGGGGGGACAAAGACAGAGGATAGCGATAGCAAGAGCGATACTCAAGGATGCTCCAATACTGCTATTAGATGAGGCTACATCTTCGTTGGACTCAGAATCTGAGAGACTGGTCCAAGAAGCATTGAAATCGCTGATGAAAGGGAAAACGACCCTCGTGATAGCCCATAGACTGAGCACCATAGAAAATGCAGATATAATATATGTCATAGATGAGGGTAAAGTCGTAGAGCAAGGAAAGCACAGAGAATTGCTTGACGAAAATGGCCTTTATAAGCACCTTTATGACTTACAATTCAGGGATGGAAGGGATGAGACTCTTCCATCAGACGAGTGTCAGGACGGCATTGCGGGGGGAGTATTACCGACATGA
- a CDS encoding endonuclease III, translating to MSRISNEERIYEIWAALRQMYGPKKNETRDPLDVLVLTILSQNTSDVNRDRAFESLRARFSSWDEVRKADPSLVENAIRMGGLARIKAARIRQALERIKANFGECSLRGLERVTPERRLEYLLSLDGVGEKTARCVLLFGYGYGAFPVDTHIYRVSRRLGLIPEKADLPLAHKILGEMIPPHLAYETHVNMIEHGRKRCRPRNPRCGECELASLCPFSRRRAPPG from the coding sequence ATGAGCCGGATTTCAAACGAGGAGCGGATCTATGAGATCTGGGCGGCCCTTCGCCAGATGTACGGGCCCAAAAAGAATGAAACAAGGGATCCATTGGACGTGCTGGTGCTCACCATACTGTCCCAGAATACCAGTGATGTCAACAGGGACCGGGCGTTTGAATCACTCCGGGCTCGCTTTAGCTCATGGGATGAGGTGCGTAAAGCGGATCCTTCTCTTGTGGAAAATGCCATAAGGATGGGCGGCCTTGCCAGGATCAAGGCCGCCCGGATCAGGCAGGCGCTCGAGAGGATCAAGGCGAATTTCGGGGAATGTAGTCTCAGGGGCTTGGAGAGGGTGACTCCTGAACGCCGGTTGGAGTATCTTCTGTCACTGGATGGGGTGGGGGAAAAGACAGCAAGATGCGTCCTGCTTTTCGGTTATGGCTATGGGGCATTCCCGGTGGATACCCACATTTATAGGGTTTCCCGCCGCCTTGGGTTGATTCCTGAGAAAGCGGATTTGCCTCTGGCGCACAAGATCCTTGGAGAAATGATCCCCCCGCATCTTGCCTATGAAACACACGTGAATATGATCGAGCATGGGCGAAAGAGGTGCAGGCCGAGAAATCCTCGCTGCGGGGAGTGTGAGCTGGCTTCTCTGTGCCCATTTTCCCGTCGTCGGGCGCCGCCCGGCTAA
- a CDS encoding DEAD/DEAH box helicase: MQAGNISSPSSRFPYFHPAVAAWFEETFGEPSPPQALGWPAIASGENVLILAPTGSGKTLAAFLQCLSWLFSQFESGKDIDSGVQVIYISPLKALDNDIHRNLELPLDGIKKTGSRLGMDLPRLIAAVRTGDTPASQRQRMLRHPPHILITTPESLFLMLCSKSRDILSTARFVIIDEIHSLFPTKRGVHLSLSLEHLDTLIRRRGLSSPQRIGLSATIRPLDEVARFLGGGIPAFGGGTPGDLNDRRPVWIPRPVKIIDTGQRKELDLRVETPVENLRELPEKTIWPSIYQELTFQVLTHRSTLIFVNNRALAERIAANINELSGQRVARVHHGSISREVRYEVESLLKAGQLRCLVATSSLELGIDIGSIDLVIQVESPHEVARGLQRVGRAGHLLNLPSKGRILVKTRQDLLEAAVIAREMTMGRIEECHAPRNCLDVLAQHVVGFALEGPLPVDELFNLVRQAYGYSTLPRSAFESVLEMLSGRVRDDEFLGVKPRVFWDRINGRVNASESGKHLIYANGGTIPDRGYYGVYLSGSGERLGELDEEFVFERRIGDRFILGTSIWQIDEIHNDRVIVSPGKGAPTVPFWRGEGVGRPYELGCIMGEFLEEAEKRLDSTDFMDWICRDFPIGSIAARNLYEFLKAQKEATDRLPSRNCIVLEEFQDELGNWRVAIHSIFGRRVNEPLAMLLADAIHEKYGLLLECVCQDDGIIFLCPAADRPPLLDFMSLDVESLDERLARLIKTAPLFGLVFRHSATRALLLPRHAYGKKRTPLWLSRLKAKDLLQVIDRYPSFPIVLETYREILEDIFDLQSLRLLISRIHDSSIQIHHVRRKTPSPFAQPMVFGLMAAYMYELDTPKAERKVHSMGINRETLRALLSQEEIRGLLDTEAIREAERAASGIHSIKHFDDPDEVHAWLLKIGDYIPAESEKESYSHRSRELEQTMSRLKALGRATQVTWTIPDLARKVDAWVSMENLNDYRVALAGRISVDGGDLAAAYSDTMGSMLCHFGTGSIGDAGLKPLNSTGQAEPSREEALDRIVRRFAQTHGPFNIRDLRNRYGLGEVESAGSLGRLEAEGLIQSGEFLPWGNEREWCCTSILQRIHRTSLAKARREIEPCDPETYALFLARYHRIDSPGMGQEALGGVLAQLRGVFLPARKWEGGILQARIQDYSPSMLDHLISRGQLTWVGAGGRIASLNVAFWPADRDLPPGMPHFVLQQARSLPGQTNDAAIDLGRLSDDARQVISALRSGGAMFLNQIWQRTDLPPERLIAAIIELVTMGYVANDTFEPVRQIVERRWMMNKVIDRMGRWFLVEGPGDDHAENLSEMLCDMFFDRYGIVTREVAMSEGISWGILHNILDAWEASGRIRRGYFVQGLSGIQYARPDVIEELRKTRDEKAKCFLGLVGGDPSNPWGSILPWQLACGNKQSECGNGLSSPLHPSSLSAIVMRSGRPVLAADGAKARIRTLSDLPDDEMIPALQALMNILSKMNGRRRIEIAEWNGGPVLGTPAAHYLAELGFERGPRTMIKWCG, from the coding sequence ATGCAAGCCGGGAATATCTCATCACCCAGCAGTCGCTTTCCGTATTTTCACCCAGCTGTGGCCGCCTGGTTCGAGGAGACCTTTGGAGAACCGAGTCCGCCGCAGGCATTGGGTTGGCCTGCCATCGCTTCCGGCGAAAATGTCCTTATCTTGGCACCCACCGGGTCAGGGAAAACCCTTGCGGCGTTTCTCCAGTGTCTCAGCTGGCTCTTTTCCCAGTTTGAATCCGGCAAAGACATTGATTCCGGAGTGCAGGTCATTTATATCTCTCCGCTCAAAGCTCTGGACAATGATATTCACCGCAACCTCGAGCTGCCACTAGATGGGATCAAAAAAACAGGATCCCGTCTGGGAATGGATTTGCCTCGGTTGATAGCTGCCGTCCGCACCGGAGATACTCCTGCCAGCCAGCGCCAGAGAATGTTGAGGCATCCCCCACATATTCTCATCACGACCCCAGAATCCTTGTTTCTCATGCTCTGTTCCAAATCACGTGATATTCTCTCCACCGCCAGATTCGTGATCATTGATGAAATACATTCCCTTTTCCCGACCAAACGAGGGGTCCATCTTTCATTGAGTCTCGAGCATCTCGATACGCTGATCCGCCGGCGCGGTTTGAGTTCGCCCCAGAGAATCGGGCTTTCCGCCACTATACGACCTCTGGATGAAGTGGCTCGATTCCTTGGTGGGGGAATTCCCGCCTTTGGCGGGGGAACTCCCGGCGATCTCAATGACCGGCGCCCCGTCTGGATTCCCCGCCCTGTAAAGATCATAGATACTGGACAGAGGAAAGAGCTGGATCTGAGGGTAGAGACCCCGGTGGAGAATCTAAGGGAACTCCCGGAGAAGACCATATGGCCAAGCATATATCAAGAGCTGACATTTCAGGTGCTTACACATCGTTCGACCCTCATTTTCGTCAATAATCGCGCTCTGGCGGAGCGTATCGCGGCCAATATAAACGAATTGTCAGGACAACGGGTGGCTCGTGTTCATCATGGAAGCATTTCGCGCGAGGTTCGATATGAGGTGGAATCCCTTCTCAAGGCAGGCCAGCTCCGGTGTCTTGTGGCTACTTCCTCACTTGAGCTGGGCATTGATATTGGGTCAATCGATCTTGTAATCCAGGTCGAATCCCCCCATGAGGTAGCGCGCGGGCTCCAAAGGGTAGGCCGCGCAGGACACCTTTTGAACCTGCCTAGCAAAGGGCGCATCCTGGTCAAGACGCGTCAGGATCTCCTGGAAGCTGCTGTCATTGCACGGGAAATGACGATGGGTCGGATAGAGGAATGCCATGCTCCCCGCAACTGCCTGGATGTCCTGGCCCAGCATGTTGTCGGATTCGCCCTAGAGGGGCCCCTTCCTGTGGACGAGCTTTTCAATCTGGTAAGACAAGCCTATGGTTATTCCACATTGCCCCGATCGGCCTTTGAATCCGTCCTTGAAATGCTTTCTGGGAGGGTCAGGGATGATGAATTTCTCGGCGTGAAACCGCGCGTTTTTTGGGACCGGATAAATGGCAGGGTCAATGCTAGTGAAAGCGGCAAGCACCTTATCTACGCCAATGGCGGGACCATTCCTGACCGCGGGTATTATGGTGTTTATCTGTCGGGATCCGGAGAGCGGCTCGGGGAACTTGACGAGGAGTTTGTCTTTGAGCGTCGTATTGGCGACCGTTTCATCCTTGGAACCAGCATATGGCAGATCGATGAAATACATAATGACAGGGTTATAGTATCGCCCGGAAAGGGGGCCCCGACTGTTCCTTTCTGGAGGGGCGAAGGGGTCGGTAGGCCCTACGAGCTTGGCTGTATCATGGGCGAATTCCTGGAGGAAGCTGAAAAGAGGCTTGATAGTACTGATTTCATGGACTGGATTTGCCGTGATTTCCCCATAGGCTCCATAGCAGCCCGGAATCTGTATGAATTTCTCAAAGCGCAGAAAGAGGCTACAGATCGTCTGCCATCACGAAATTGTATTGTCCTGGAAGAATTTCAGGATGAACTCGGCAACTGGCGTGTAGCTATTCATTCCATTTTCGGCCGCAGGGTGAATGAGCCTCTGGCCATGCTGCTAGCCGATGCTATCCATGAGAAATATGGTCTATTGCTGGAGTGTGTCTGCCAGGATGATGGTATAATCTTCCTTTGTCCCGCCGCCGATAGGCCGCCATTATTAGATTTTATGTCTCTCGATGTGGAGAGCCTCGATGAGCGGCTTGCCCGGCTCATCAAGACCGCCCCTCTTTTCGGACTTGTTTTTCGTCATTCAGCCACGCGCGCGCTCCTGCTGCCGAGGCATGCATATGGCAAGAAACGCACGCCGCTGTGGCTATCGCGTCTCAAAGCGAAGGATCTCCTCCAGGTAATCGACAGGTACCCTTCATTTCCAATAGTCCTGGAAACCTACAGGGAGATCCTGGAGGACATATTCGACCTTCAGAGCTTGCGCCTTCTAATCTCTCGCATTCATGATAGTTCCATCCAGATACACCACGTGAGGAGAAAGACACCGTCACCTTTTGCGCAACCAATGGTCTTTGGCCTTATGGCAGCGTATATGTATGAACTTGACACCCCAAAGGCTGAGCGCAAAGTGCATTCCATGGGGATAAATAGGGAAACGCTCCGGGCTCTGCTTTCTCAGGAGGAGATCCGGGGGCTCCTGGACACTGAGGCTATCAGAGAAGCAGAAAGGGCCGCGAGTGGGATTCATTCCATAAAGCATTTTGATGATCCAGATGAAGTGCATGCCTGGCTTCTTAAGATCGGGGACTACATACCTGCTGAGAGCGAGAAAGAATCATATAGCCATCGTAGTCGCGAGTTAGAACAAACTATGTCAAGACTCAAGGCTCTAGGGCGCGCGACTCAAGTTACATGGACAATTCCCGACCTTGCAAGGAAGGTAGACGCCTGGGTCTCGATGGAAAACCTGAACGACTATCGTGTGGCACTGGCTGGGCGAATTTCGGTAGATGGTGGCGATCTGGCAGCTGCTTACTCTGACACCATGGGATCAATGCTCTGCCACTTTGGAACGGGGTCTATAGGGGATGCTGGGTTGAAACCATTGAATAGCACCGGACAGGCTGAACCATCCCGGGAAGAAGCGCTGGACAGAATCGTCCGGAGGTTTGCTCAAACCCATGGTCCTTTCAATATCCGGGATCTAAGGAATCGTTATGGACTTGGTGAAGTGGAATCAGCCGGTTCTCTCGGGAGGCTCGAAGCGGAAGGGCTGATCCAATCTGGGGAGTTCTTGCCATGGGGAAATGAGAGGGAATGGTGCTGTACATCCATTTTGCAGCGGATTCACAGGACCAGCCTGGCCAAGGCCCGGCGTGAAATAGAACCATGCGATCCCGAGACCTATGCGTTGTTTCTCGCCCGGTATCATCGGATAGATTCGCCAGGCATGGGGCAGGAGGCATTGGGCGGAGTCCTTGCTCAGCTCAGGGGGGTTTTCCTGCCCGCCAGAAAATGGGAAGGTGGCATTCTACAGGCGCGTATACAGGACTACTCGCCATCTATGCTGGATCATCTCATTAGCAGAGGACAGCTTACGTGGGTGGGCGCTGGAGGCAGGATCGCATCTTTGAATGTAGCCTTCTGGCCGGCAGACCGCGATCTCCCTCCGGGCATGCCACATTTCGTGCTTCAGCAGGCCCGTTCGCTACCGGGTCAAACCAACGATGCCGCAATAGATCTGGGGCGACTATCGGACGATGCCCGCCAGGTCATCTCTGCCCTGCGTTCAGGGGGCGCCATGTTCCTAAACCAGATATGGCAGAGAACTGATCTTCCTCCGGAGCGGCTTATAGCTGCCATAATCGAGTTGGTTACCATGGGTTATGTGGCAAATGATACATTTGAGCCGGTCAGGCAGATCGTGGAACGAAGATGGATGATGAACAAGGTCATAGATAGGATGGGAAGATGGTTTCTAGTCGAAGGTCCTGGTGATGACCATGCGGAGAACCTTTCCGAGATGCTATGCGACATGTTTTTCGACAGGTATGGCATTGTCACGCGTGAAGTGGCCATGTCGGAGGGAATCTCCTGGGGTATCCTACATAATATTCTAGATGCATGGGAGGCTTCTGGCAGGATAAGAAGAGGGTATTTCGTCCAGGGTCTATCTGGTATCCAGTATGCACGGCCGGATGTCATCGAAGAACTGAGAAAGACCCGCGATGAGAAGGCCAAGTGTTTCCTCGGGCTGGTCGGCGGGGATCCGTCCAACCCCTGGGGCAGTATCCTTCCATGGCAGTTGGCATGTGGCAACAAACAGTCGGAATGCGGCAATGGCCTCAGTTCTCCTCTGCATCCCTCTTCTTTGTCAGCGATAGTGATGCGCTCAGGACGACCAGTTTTGGCCGCAGATGGAGCAAAAGCCAGAATTCGCACTCTTTCTGATTTGCCGGATGACGAAATGATTCCTGCGCTTCAGGCCCTGATGAATATTCTATCCAAGATGAATGGCAGGCGACGGATAGAAATAGCGGAATGGAATGGCGGTCCGGTCCTCGGAACTCCGGCGGCGCATTACCTTGCTGAACTAGGGTTTGAGCGGGGACCGCGGACCATGATCAAGTGGTGCGGATGA
- a CDS encoding valine--tRNA ligase produces the protein MPPVYRPQEEDEKTYRYWLSNGFFHAEVDRDKESFSIVIPPPNVTGSLHIGHALDETLQDIMVRWRRMQGYNTVWIPGTDHAGIATQVKVEAYLAKSGITRHDLGRERFLEEVWKWKQKYGSEIIRQLQRLGASCDWQRERFTMDEGCSRAVREVFVRLFEKGLIYRGEYIINWCPRCKTSLSDLEVEHEDADGNLYYIKYPFKDGSGHITVATTRPETMLGDVAVAVNPGDDRYRGIAGKTVILPIMNREIPVIADEYADPEFGTGAVKVTPGHDPNDFEIGRRHELPIISVIGEDGRMSHDAGKYEGLDRYECREKVIDELRGLGLLERVDPHLHAIGHCQRCDTVVEPLVSKQWFVKMKPLAGPAIKAVQDGRIRFIPERFTKIYLDWMENVHDWCISRQLWWGHRIPAWYCRDCGEVIVSREDPASCSRCGSNIEQDPDVLDTWFSSALWPFSTMGWPDRTPELEKWYPTSLLVTAYDIIFFWVARMIVMGLEFMEEVPFRDVYIHGLVRNPEGKKMSKSLGTGVDPLVVVDEYGADSLRFALVIGNTAGNDMRYRPDKVEGSRNFANKVWNASRFAITNLSPYVDEIAAFSGDEDKAESILEELEPYMLLPDRWIRSRLNQVVKEVTDRLEKYDTGEAARAVYDFIWDEFCDWYLEIVKPRLYDGSKWDEPARRAARLVLLDTLTKSLKLLHPFMPFVTEAIWQKMPWHAGALMVSKWPEWREETDGDSSIEKMQVIMEVTRAIRNIRAEINIHPAQRINAALGASPEQAEILHEGQDIITRLAGLENLAIEPAGQARRKRSISAVAKGVEIFVPVEGVIDIEKEQKRLSGELDEVARALETSRRKLNNKAFIEKAKPEVVEKEKAKYQEYLDMQAKLSRRISELSGE, from the coding sequence ATGCCGCCGGTATACAGGCCTCAAGAAGAGGACGAGAAGACCTACCGGTATTGGCTGTCAAATGGCTTCTTCCACGCAGAGGTAGACAGGGATAAAGAATCCTTTTCGATTGTGATTCCGCCGCCTAATGTCACAGGGTCCCTGCACATCGGCCATGCCCTCGATGAGACACTGCAGGATATCATGGTCCGGTGGCGCCGGATGCAAGGATACAATACGGTGTGGATTCCGGGCACTGATCATGCTGGCATTGCCACTCAAGTCAAAGTCGAGGCGTATCTTGCCAAATCCGGGATCACCAGACATGATCTGGGGCGGGAACGTTTCTTAGAAGAAGTGTGGAAGTGGAAGCAAAAATATGGCTCGGAGATTATAAGGCAGCTCCAACGTCTAGGGGCCTCCTGTGACTGGCAGAGGGAAAGATTCACCATGGACGAAGGGTGCTCCAGGGCTGTAAGGGAAGTCTTTGTAAGATTATTTGAGAAGGGCCTGATCTACAGGGGCGAATACATCATAAATTGGTGCCCCCGCTGCAAGACTTCCCTTTCAGATCTGGAGGTAGAGCATGAGGATGCGGATGGGAACCTCTATTACATCAAATATCCTTTCAAGGATGGTTCAGGACATATAACAGTGGCAACCACGAGGCCGGAGACCATGCTGGGTGATGTGGCCGTAGCAGTTAACCCGGGAGATGATCGTTATAGGGGCATAGCCGGCAAGACCGTTATCCTTCCCATCATGAACCGGGAAATCCCGGTTATTGCAGATGAATATGCTGATCCGGAATTCGGGACAGGTGCTGTGAAGGTCACGCCGGGCCATGATCCCAATGACTTCGAAATAGGGAGGCGACATGAGCTCCCAATCATCTCCGTTATTGGAGAGGATGGCCGAATGTCTCATGATGCAGGCAAGTATGAGGGGCTTGACCGGTATGAGTGCCGGGAAAAGGTGATAGATGAGCTAAGGGGTCTAGGCCTCCTGGAGCGTGTCGATCCACACCTTCATGCCATTGGTCACTGCCAGCGATGTGACACAGTGGTAGAACCATTAGTTTCTAAGCAATGGTTCGTGAAGATGAAGCCGCTGGCCGGCCCGGCCATCAAAGCGGTGCAGGACGGCAGGATCAGGTTCATACCCGAGAGGTTCACCAAGATATATCTTGATTGGATGGAAAATGTCCATGACTGGTGTATTTCCAGGCAACTATGGTGGGGACACAGGATTCCTGCATGGTATTGCCGTGATTGTGGTGAGGTGATCGTGTCCCGTGAAGACCCGGCATCCTGCTCTAGATGCGGCAGCAATATTGAACAGGATCCAGATGTTCTCGACACCTGGTTCAGCTCAGCCCTTTGGCCATTTTCCACAATGGGATGGCCTGACAGGACCCCTGAGCTCGAGAAGTGGTACCCCACATCACTCTTGGTTACGGCATATGACATCATCTTCTTCTGGGTGGCGAGGATGATTGTCATGGGACTCGAGTTCATGGAAGAAGTGCCTTTTAGGGATGTATATATTCATGGCCTTGTCCGAAATCCTGAAGGCAAGAAGATGAGCAAGTCCCTGGGGACAGGTGTGGATCCTCTTGTCGTCGTGGATGAATACGGCGCTGACAGCTTGCGGTTTGCGCTGGTCATCGGGAACACTGCCGGTAATGACATGAGATATCGACCCGATAAAGTCGAAGGAAGTAGAAATTTCGCAAACAAAGTATGGAATGCTTCCAGGTTTGCCATTACGAATCTATCTCCATATGTTGATGAAATTGCGGCATTTTCTGGCGATGAGGATAAGGCCGAGTCCATCCTGGAAGAGCTAGAGCCTTATATGCTCCTACCTGACAGGTGGATAAGAAGCCGCCTGAATCAAGTGGTCAAAGAGGTCACGGATAGGCTTGAGAAATATGATACTGGCGAGGCCGCCAGGGCGGTTTACGATTTCATATGGGATGAATTCTGTGATTGGTACCTGGAGATAGTGAAACCGCGACTTTATGACGGTTCTAAATGGGATGAGCCTGCCAGACGGGCAGCCCGGCTCGTGTTGCTGGATACCCTGACGAAGTCTTTGAAGCTCCTTCATCCATTCATGCCGTTTGTCACAGAGGCTATATGGCAAAAGATGCCATGGCACGCTGGAGCGCTCATGGTGTCGAAGTGGCCTGAATGGCGCGAGGAAACTGATGGCGATTCAAGTATTGAAAAGATGCAGGTAATAATGGAGGTCACACGAGCTATCCGCAATATAAGGGCTGAGATCAATATACATCCGGCGCAGCGGATAAATGCGGCACTGGGGGCTTCCCCGGAGCAGGCGGAGATTTTGCATGAGGGGCAGGATATAATCACCCGCCTGGCCGGATTAGAGAATCTAGCCATTGAGCCTGCGGGACAGGCGAGGCGTAAACGTTCTATCTCGGCTGTAGCAAAGGGCGTCGAGATCTTTGTTCCAGTTGAGGGTGTCATTGACATTGAAAAGGAGCAGAAGCGCTTATCTGGTGAACTAGATGAGGTAGCCAGGGCGCTGGAGACGAGCCGTCGCAAATTGAATAATAAGGCATTTATCGAAAAGGCCAAACCCGAGGTTGTGGAGAAGGAGAAAGCGAAATATCAGGAATATCTTGATATGCAGGCCAAGCTCTCCAGGCGGATTTCGGAGCTCAGCGGTGAATAA